In a genomic window of [Empedobacter] haloabium:
- the dusB gene encoding tRNA dihydrouridine synthase DusB, with product MQIGPHLLRNNVFVAPMAGVTDRPFRQLCKELGAGYAVSEMAAANPRVWASEKSSRRTDHAGEMEPKAVQIAGSDPQELADCAKFNVDKGAQIIDINMGCPVKKVCNNWCGSALLQFEDLVERILHAVVGAVDVPVTLKFRTGWNRENKNALRIARIAEQAGIQMLTLHGRTRADGYTGDAEYDTIAAVKASVQIPVVANGDITTPEKARFVLDKTGADAVMIGRAAQGRPWIFREIDHFLRTGEHLPAPLVAEVRQLMDEHLRAHYAFYGEYLGVRTARKHIGWYVRDLPGGEEFRQQMNRLESTAEQLRAVDGFFESQWKYGERLQYRLAEEMLAA from the coding sequence GTGCAAATCGGTCCACATCTCCTGCGCAATAATGTTTTCGTCGCCCCCATGGCCGGCGTGACGGATCGTCCGTTCCGCCAGCTGTGCAAGGAGCTGGGCGCCGGCTATGCCGTGTCGGAAATGGCGGCGGCGAACCCGCGCGTGTGGGCGTCCGAAAAGAGCTCGCGCCGCACCGATCACGCGGGCGAGATGGAGCCGAAAGCCGTGCAGATCGCCGGTTCCGACCCGCAAGAGCTCGCCGATTGCGCCAAGTTCAATGTCGACAAGGGCGCCCAGATCATCGACATCAATATGGGCTGCCCGGTGAAAAAGGTCTGCAACAACTGGTGCGGCTCCGCGCTGCTGCAGTTCGAAGACCTGGTCGAGCGCATCCTGCACGCGGTGGTGGGCGCGGTCGACGTGCCCGTTACGTTGAAATTTCGCACCGGTTGGAACCGCGAGAACAAGAACGCGCTGCGCATCGCCCGCATCGCCGAGCAGGCCGGCATCCAGATGCTGACCCTGCACGGCCGCACCCGGGCCGATGGCTACACGGGCGATGCGGAATACGACACGATCGCGGCCGTGAAAGCGTCCGTGCAGATTCCCGTGGTGGCCAACGGCGACATCACGACGCCGGAAAAGGCCCGCTTCGTGCTCGATAAAACCGGCGCGGACGCGGTGATGATCGGCCGTGCCGCGCAAGGGCGGCCGTGGATCTTCCGCGAGATCGACCATTTCCTGCGCACGGGCGAGCACCTGCCGGCACCGCTGGTGGCCGAGGTGCGCCAGCTGATGGACGAGCACCTGCGCGCCCACTACGCGTTCTACGGCGAGTACCTGGGCGTGCGCACGGCGCGCAAGCACATCGGCTGGTACGTGCGCGACCTGCCGGGCGGGGAAGAATTCCGCCAGCAGATGAACCGCCTCGAATCCACCGCCGAGCAATTGCGCGCCGTGGACGGCTTCTTCGAATCGCAATGGAAGTATGGCGAGCGGTTACAATACCGCCTCGCCGAAGAAATGCTGGCGGCCTGA
- a CDS encoding helix-turn-helix domain-containing protein yields MSKESIQEVVQKSLEEYFNDLGEQQASNIYDMVVMTVEKPILQVVMTRADGNQSHAAQMLGINRNTLRKKLQEHGLL; encoded by the coding sequence ATGAGCAAAGAAAGTATCCAGGAAGTCGTCCAGAAAAGCCTCGAAGAGTATTTCAACGACCTGGGCGAGCAACAGGCATCGAATATCTACGACATGGTCGTCATGACCGTCGAGAAGCCGATCCTGCAAGTGGTGATGACGCGCGCCGACGGCAATCAGTCGCACGCCGCGCAGATGCTCGGTATCAATCGCAACACGCTGCGCAAGAAACTGCAGGAACACGGCCTGCTGTAA
- the purH gene encoding bifunctional phosphoribosylaminoimidazolecarboxamide formyltransferase/IMP cyclohydrolase, which produces MIKQALISVSDKTGVLDFARALAAMGVNILSTGGTAKLLLENGVAVTEVADYTGFPEMLDGRVKTLHPKVHGGILARRDFPEHMAKLDEHGIPTIDLVVVNLYPFQATVAKDECTLDDAIENIDIGGPAMLRSAAKNHKDVIVICDPSDYGVVLAEMKTTDNSPGYVSYETRFNLAKKVYAHTAAYDGAITNYLSSLGPDRQHATRGAYPQTLNVHFEKVQDMRYGENPHQSAAFYRDASAVEGALANYRQLQGKELSYNNIADADAAWECVKSLGGMDQPAACVIVKHANPCGVALGGSAVEAYSRALQTDPTSAFGGIIAFNVAVDGAAASELVKLFVEVLIAPSFTDEAKQIMAAKQNVRLLEIPLGTGVNPMDFKRVGGGLLVQSADAKNVLLADTRVVTKKQPTPQQLADLMFAWKVAKFVKSNAIVFCGNNMTLGVGAGQMSRIDSARIASIKAQNAGLTLAGSVVASDAFFPFRDGLDVVVDAGATCVIQPGGSMRDQEVIDAADERGVVMLYTGTRHFRH; this is translated from the coding sequence ATGATCAAACAAGCTCTCATTTCCGTTTCCGACAAGACCGGCGTGCTGGACTTCGCCCGCGCCTTGGCGGCGATGGGTGTCAACATCCTGTCCACGGGCGGTACCGCCAAGCTGCTGCTGGAAAACGGCGTGGCCGTGACCGAAGTGGCGGATTACACGGGCTTCCCGGAAATGCTGGACGGCCGCGTGAAGACGCTGCACCCGAAGGTCCACGGCGGCATCCTGGCGCGCCGCGACTTCCCGGAACACATGGCCAAGCTGGATGAACATGGCATTCCGACGATCGACCTGGTCGTCGTCAACCTGTACCCGTTCCAGGCCACCGTCGCGAAAGACGAGTGCACCCTGGACGACGCCATCGAGAACATCGACATCGGCGGCCCGGCCATGCTGCGCTCGGCGGCCAAGAATCACAAGGACGTGATCGTCATCTGCGACCCGTCCGACTACGGCGTGGTGCTGGCGGAAATGAAGACGACCGACAATTCGCCCGGCTACGTCAGCTACGAAACACGCTTCAATCTGGCCAAAAAGGTGTATGCGCACACGGCCGCGTACGACGGCGCCATCACGAACTACCTGTCCAGCCTGGGTCCGGACCGCCAGCACGCGACCCGCGGCGCCTACCCGCAGACGCTGAACGTGCACTTTGAAAAAGTGCAGGACATGCGCTACGGCGAAAACCCGCACCAGAGCGCCGCGTTCTACCGCGACGCCAGCGCCGTCGAAGGCGCGCTGGCCAACTACCGCCAGCTGCAGGGCAAGGAACTGTCGTACAACAATATCGCCGACGCCGATGCCGCGTGGGAATGCGTGAAGAGCCTGGGCGGCATGGACCAGCCGGCCGCCTGCGTCATCGTCAAGCACGCCAATCCTTGCGGCGTGGCGCTGGGCGGCTCCGCCGTCGAAGCCTACAGCCGCGCGCTGCAGACCGACCCGACCTCCGCGTTCGGCGGCATCATCGCCTTCAACGTGGCGGTCGATGGCGCCGCGGCGAGCGAACTGGTCAAGCTGTTCGTCGAAGTCCTGATCGCGCCATCGTTCACCGATGAAGCCAAGCAGATCATGGCGGCCAAACAGAACGTGCGCCTGCTGGAAATTCCGCTGGGCACGGGCGTCAACCCGATGGACTTCAAGCGCGTGGGTGGCGGCCTCTTGGTACAGTCGGCGGACGCGAAAAACGTGCTGTTGGCCGACACCCGTGTGGTGACGAAAAAGCAGCCGACGCCGCAACAGCTGGCCGACCTGATGTTCGCCTGGAAGGTGGCCAAGTTCGTCAAGTCGAACGCGATCGTCTTCTGCGGCAATAACATGACCCTGGGCGTGGGCGCCGGCCAGATGAGCCGCATCGACTCCGCCCGCATCGCCTCGATCAAGGCACAGAACGCCGGCCTGACGCTGGCGGGCTCCGTCGTGGCGTCGGACGCCTTCTTCCCGTTCCGCGACGGCCTGGACGTGGTAGTGGACGCCGGCGCCACCTGCGTGATCCAGCCGGGCGGCTCGATGCGCGACCAGGAAGTGATCGACGCCGCCGACGAGCGCGGCGTTGTCATGCTGTACACGGGCACCCGCCACTTCCGCCACTGA
- the ruvC gene encoding crossover junction endodeoxyribonuclease RuvC, with amino-acid sequence MIILGIDPGLRTTGFGVIHKQGTKLRYIASGTIKSGEGDLPTRLKVILDGVAQLTATYQPDCAAIEKVFVNVNPQSTLLLGQARGAAICGLVSASLTVAEYSPTQIKQAVTGTGKAAKPQVQDMVARLLALPGLPGSDAADALGVAICHANTYDTLAAIATIDVAARGTAGLSMKRGRLVG; translated from the coding sequence ATGATTATTCTCGGCATCGACCCCGGCCTGCGTACCACCGGCTTTGGCGTGATTCACAAGCAGGGTACGAAGCTGCGCTACATCGCCTCCGGCACGATCAAGAGCGGCGAGGGCGACCTGCCGACGCGCCTGAAGGTCATCCTGGACGGGGTCGCGCAACTGACCGCGACGTACCAGCCGGACTGTGCCGCCATCGAAAAAGTCTTCGTCAACGTCAATCCGCAATCGACCCTGCTGCTGGGGCAGGCGCGCGGCGCCGCCATTTGCGGCCTAGTCAGCGCGTCGCTGACAGTGGCGGAGTATTCGCCCACGCAGATCAAGCAGGCCGTCACGGGCACCGGCAAGGCGGCCAAGCCGCAGGTGCAGGACATGGTCGCGCGGCTGCTGGCGCTGCCGGGCCTGCCCGGATCGGACGCGGCCGACGCGCTCGGCGTCGCCATTTGCCACGCCAACACCTACGACACCCTGGCGGCCATCGCCACCATCGACGTGGCGGCGCGCGGCACGGC